A genomic window from Fibrobacterota bacterium includes:
- a CDS encoding cytochrome ubiquinol oxidase subunit I → MNYPVWDVPVIGSGWTIGIIAIIHILISHFAVGGGIFLPMAEAKAIREGRKDWFPALEKFSKFFLILTGVFGAMTGVGIWFSIGLANPEGTSALIHNFVFGWAIEWVFFLVELTLAAAYYYTWGKISERDHLRLGWAYAIASIGTLVIITGILTFKLTPGGWLAFAGTGEEPHHFFEAFFNAGYLPSLGLRILVCVSLAGIWALVYFGGMDGETEGPTKEKLVRWAAKWILPAYALMPVFALWYYTTIPADHRELFQLGVSTIGQGAFTHVTRMALMAVLSSATIALVIFLFAWLFPRELTRGQGLAILFLALLATASGESVREFLRKPFVVNGYLYSNGVRVLNIDKVNRVGYLANSPWAKPVTDTTLPSPEIGLRMFQGQCMACHTVDGYRSMKRLAGGRDGKAIGSILKILKDHKPESPYYKYMPPLVGNATEIESLRQYLDIMANGKLTSPVVDTRPKPVKAGVDTTVVRTDSAKAAPVADSLKVAKDSLNVASKDSAKASAPKASVDSAKAVKPKADTAKRP, encoded by the coding sequence GTGAACTATCCCGTTTGGGACGTGCCGGTGATCGGGTCCGGGTGGACCATCGGCATCATCGCCATCATCCACATCTTGATTTCCCACTTCGCGGTGGGCGGCGGCATCTTCCTTCCCATGGCGGAAGCGAAAGCCATCCGCGAAGGGCGCAAGGACTGGTTTCCCGCCTTGGAGAAATTCTCCAAGTTCTTCCTGATCCTCACCGGCGTGTTCGGTGCGATGACGGGTGTGGGCATCTGGTTTTCGATCGGCTTGGCCAATCCGGAAGGCACCAGCGCGCTCATCCACAATTTCGTGTTCGGTTGGGCGATCGAATGGGTGTTCTTCCTGGTGGAGCTCACGCTGGCGGCCGCGTACTACTACACGTGGGGCAAGATTTCCGAGCGGGACCACTTGCGGTTGGGATGGGCCTACGCGATCGCCTCGATCGGAACCCTGGTGATCATCACCGGTATCCTGACCTTCAAGCTCACTCCTGGCGGTTGGTTGGCGTTCGCCGGAACCGGCGAAGAGCCCCACCACTTCTTCGAGGCGTTCTTCAACGCGGGCTACCTTCCCAGCTTGGGCTTGCGCATCCTGGTATGCGTCTCCCTGGCGGGCATCTGGGCCCTGGTGTACTTCGGTGGAATGGATGGTGAAACCGAGGGCCCCACCAAGGAAAAGCTGGTGCGCTGGGCGGCCAAATGGATCCTGCCCGCCTACGCGCTGATGCCGGTGTTCGCGCTGTGGTATTACACCACCATCCCCGCCGACCACCGCGAGCTTTTCCAGCTTGGCGTGTCCACCATCGGCCAAGGTGCGTTCACCCACGTGACCCGCATGGCCTTGATGGCGGTCTTGTCTTCGGCGACCATCGCCTTGGTGATCTTCCTCTTCGCCTGGCTCTTCCCGCGCGAACTCACCCGTGGCCAGGGTTTGGCCATCCTGTTTCTGGCCTTGCTGGCCACCGCATCCGGCGAGAGCGTGCGCGAATTCCTGCGCAAGCCCTTCGTGGTCAACGGCTACCTCTACTCCAACGGAGTGCGGGTGCTGAACATCGACAAGGTCAACCGCGTGGGGTATCTCGCCAATTCGCCCTGGGCAAAACCTGTCACGGACACCACGCTGCCTTCGCCGGAAATCGGCTTGCGGATGTTCCAGGGCCAGTGCATGGCCTGCCACACGGTGGACGGCTATCGCTCCATGAAGCGGCTGGCGGGCGGGCGCGACGGAAAAGCGATCGGCAGCATTCTCAAGATCCTCAAGGACCACAAGCCGGAATCGCCGTACTACAAGTACATGCCGCCGCTGGTGGGCAACGCCACCGAGATCGAATCGCTGCGCCAGTACCTGGACATCATGGCCAACGGCAAACTCACTTCCCCAGTGGTCGACACCCGCCCCAAGCCCGTCAAGGCCGGAGTGGACACCACCGTGGTGCGCACCGATTCCGCGAAGGCGGCACCGGTCGCCGACAGTCTCAAGGTGGCCAAGGACAGCCTGAATGTGGCTTCCAAGGATTCCGCGAAGGCCTCTGCTCCGAAGGCTTCGGTGGATTCCGCGAAGGCGGTCAAGCCCAAGGCGGACACCGCCAAACGACCCTGA
- a CDS encoding glycoside hydrolase has translation MSMFSLVAALMPLIDGAAIAFPDSGAWYTGKYRNLFVERGRSEAEVKTFVDKAFNQLFFGDASNQAVYRVMASDTSKAYIEAIDSKDVRTEGMSYGMIIAVMMNRQDVFDKLWKFAKQNMQFTSGDGRGYFSWQLTGTNFTTKAGGPAPDGEEYYVTSLYFADKRWGSASGVANYLNYKQQADSILTYMLPGRSGQGPMFDTVRAQVLFIPNVTYTDPSYHLPAFYRMWGAFAGHHNALWNRMADTSIAFMSRSWHSTTGLNPKFTTFDGAPMPSGTNNDAAANLYSTDAVRTPMNYAMDWSWFKSDPVIVTNTKKLLGFLYGKGVSAYSQEYALDGTSKSQYTVSEAQAGANGAAVLSSDDDRDYAFVDALWNKPLATGQWRYYNGLVQMLGILHASGTFKAYGSPGLTKISAVGSASGTPSFRADLSGRNLSFAGLDANSTVRVFDLRGQQVVGTFEAGSAKFTLPHAGLWVIDAGAAGRRTIAVH, from the coding sequence ATGTCCATGTTTTCGCTTGTCGCGGCCTTGATGCCGTTGATCGATGGCGCCGCCATCGCTTTCCCTGATTCGGGAGCCTGGTACACGGGCAAATACCGCAACCTCTTCGTGGAACGAGGACGCTCGGAAGCCGAAGTGAAAACCTTCGTCGACAAGGCATTCAACCAGTTGTTCTTCGGCGACGCATCCAACCAGGCGGTCTACCGCGTCATGGCGTCCGACACGTCCAAGGCCTACATCGAGGCCATCGACTCGAAGGATGTCCGCACCGAGGGGATGAGCTACGGCATGATCATCGCCGTGATGATGAACCGCCAAGACGTCTTCGACAAGCTCTGGAAGTTCGCCAAGCAGAACATGCAGTTCACCAGCGGCGACGGTCGCGGCTACTTCAGCTGGCAGCTCACCGGCACCAACTTCACCACCAAAGCGGGCGGTCCCGCTCCAGACGGCGAAGAATACTACGTGACATCGCTGTATTTCGCCGACAAGCGCTGGGGCAGCGCCTCCGGAGTCGCCAACTATCTCAACTACAAGCAGCAGGCCGACAGCATCCTCACCTACATGCTTCCGGGTCGATCGGGGCAAGGCCCCATGTTCGACACGGTGCGTGCCCAGGTCCTGTTCATTCCCAACGTCACCTACACCGACCCCTCGTACCATCTCCCGGCCTTCTACCGGATGTGGGGAGCGTTCGCGGGTCACCACAACGCGCTTTGGAATCGCATGGCCGATACCTCCATCGCGTTCATGTCCCGGTCCTGGCATTCCACCACCGGATTGAATCCCAAATTCACCACCTTCGACGGCGCTCCCATGCCTTCGGGGACCAACAACGACGCGGCGGCCAACCTCTATTCCACCGATGCCGTCCGGACTCCCATGAACTACGCCATGGATTGGTCGTGGTTCAAGTCCGATCCGGTCATCGTGACCAACACCAAGAAGCTCCTGGGCTTCCTGTACGGCAAGGGCGTCTCCGCCTACTCGCAGGAGTACGCGCTCGATGGAACCTCCAAGAGCCAGTACACGGTCTCCGAGGCCCAGGCGGGTGCCAACGGAGCCGCAGTGCTCTCCTCAGATGACGACCGCGACTACGCCTTCGTGGACGCCCTTTGGAACAAGCCCTTGGCCACCGGCCAATGGCGCTACTACAACGGACTGGTGCAGATGCTGGGCATCCTGCATGCCTCCGGAACCTTCAAGGCCTACGGCAGCCCGGGCTTGACCAAGATCTCCGCTGTCGGCTCCGCCTCGGGCACCCCGAGCTTCCGCGCCGACCTTTCTGGACGGAATCTGTCCTTCGCGGGTCTCGATGCGAACAGCACGGTTCGCGTGTTCGACCTTCGTGGACAGCAGGTGGTCGGAACCTTCGAAGCCGGCTCCGCCAAGTTCACTCTGCCCCACGCGGGGCTTTGGGTGATCGATGCCGGTGCGGCGGGGCGCCGAACGATCGCGGTCCACTAA
- a CDS encoding response regulator: MSAHRILLVEDEPAIADAVQWTLSSEGFLVEWASTWSAARPLLHRCDLAILDVGLPDKSGFDACRELRRDHDFPVIFLTARGEEIDRVVGLEIGADDYVVKPFSPRELVARVRARLRGRRTEEAAPIRASDTGFLVDADRATVSFRGQPLALTPMEMGILRALLEKPGRVLSRERLLDLACPDGTPSLERTVDTHVRSLRRKLSEAGAGDPIETRRGIGYAMRPGSVP; this comes from the coding sequence ATGAGCGCACACAGAATCCTATTGGTGGAAGACGAACCCGCCATCGCCGATGCCGTCCAATGGACCCTTTCCTCCGAAGGATTCCTGGTGGAGTGGGCATCCACATGGTCCGCCGCACGGCCTCTGCTGCACCGCTGCGACTTGGCCATCCTGGATGTGGGCCTGCCGGACAAAAGCGGATTCGACGCCTGCCGCGAGCTTCGACGCGACCACGATTTCCCGGTGATCTTCCTCACGGCGCGGGGCGAGGAGATCGATCGGGTGGTGGGTTTGGAGATCGGGGCCGACGATTACGTGGTCAAACCGTTCAGTCCTCGCGAGCTGGTCGCCCGCGTACGGGCGAGATTGCGCGGGCGGCGCACCGAGGAAGCGGCACCGATCCGCGCATCCGACACGGGATTCCTGGTGGACGCCGATCGAGCCACGGTTTCCTTCCGTGGCCAGCCCCTGGCGCTGACCCCCATGGAAATGGGCATCCTCCGCGCCCTCCTGGAAAAGCCCGGGCGGGTCCTTTCCCGGGAGCGCCTTCTGGATCTGGCCTGCCCGGACGGCACGCCCTCCCTGGAACGGACCGTCGACACCCACGTGCGCTCTCTGAGACGAAAACTGTCCGAGGCGGGAGCCGGGGATCCGATCGAAACCCGTCGTGGAATCGGCTACGCCATGCGCCCCGGAAGCGTCCCGTGA
- a CDS encoding cytochrome bc complex cytochrome b subunit yields the protein MAKSSSVAPESRVYRWLDERLGISEIVELAGKKRVPEHKHSFWYYWGGITLFFFLVMCVTGVLLLVYYRPGDGAYESVRLITYDIKFGWLVRSIHSWSANLMVAAAFVHMFSAFFMKAYRRPREFLWFTGIGLLSLSMLFGFSGYLLPMDELAYFATKVGLAIPATIPVVGPWIADLARGGPEVGAYTVSRFFALHVVVLPAMFVPLLGIHLALVQKHGMSIPESEQAKPEKARKTIPFFPNFAMKDMAVWLIALNVLGFLAAVYPWQLGPAADSLMPAPMDIHPEWYFMSSFQILKWFGNWFPGALGEFLGIAVFNVGVLLWAIVPFFDPEKRSGVWGRRVTWFGIFVVFVILLTTIWGYAVLPAGK from the coding sequence ATGGCAAAATCGTCGTCCGTCGCGCCTGAGTCGCGCGTCTACCGTTGGTTGGACGAACGTCTCGGCATTTCCGAGATCGTCGAGCTGGCGGGAAAGAAGCGCGTCCCGGAGCACAAGCATTCCTTCTGGTACTACTGGGGCGGGATCACGCTGTTCTTCTTCCTCGTGATGTGCGTGACGGGTGTCCTCCTGTTGGTGTACTACCGCCCTGGCGACGGCGCCTACGAATCCGTGCGGCTCATCACCTACGACATCAAGTTCGGATGGCTGGTGAGGTCGATCCATTCGTGGTCGGCCAACCTGATGGTTGCGGCGGCGTTCGTCCACATGTTCAGCGCCTTCTTCATGAAGGCCTACCGCCGACCCCGCGAATTCCTCTGGTTCACCGGAATCGGGCTTCTTTCGCTGAGCATGCTCTTCGGATTCTCCGGCTACCTGCTTCCCATGGACGAGCTGGCGTACTTCGCCACCAAGGTGGGCCTGGCCATTCCGGCGACGATTCCTGTCGTTGGCCCCTGGATCGCCGATTTGGCCCGGGGCGGCCCCGAAGTGGGCGCCTACACCGTTTCGCGTTTCTTCGCGCTGCACGTGGTGGTGCTGCCCGCCATGTTCGTGCCCCTTCTGGGAATCCACCTGGCTCTGGTGCAAAAGCATGGCATGTCCATTCCGGAATCCGAACAAGCCAAGCCGGAGAAGGCCCGAAAGACCATTCCGTTCTTCCCCAACTTCGCCATGAAGGACATGGCCGTCTGGCTGATCGCCCTCAACGTGCTGGGCTTCCTGGCCGCGGTCTATCCTTGGCAGTTGGGTCCGGCAGCGGATTCCTTGATGCCCGCGCCCATGGACATCCACCCCGAGTGGTACTTCATGAGCTCCTTCCAGATCCTCAAGTGGTTCGGGAATTGGTTCCCCGGGGCATTGGGGGAATTTTTGGGAATCGCCGTGTTCAACGTCGGCGTGCTGCTTTGGGCCATCGTTCCGTTCTTCGATCCCGAGAAGCGATCGGGAGTCTGGGGACGTCGGGTCACTTGGTTCGGGATCTTCGTGGTTTTCGTGATCCTGCTCACCACCATCTGGGGCTACGCGGTTCTGCCCGCGGGCAAGTAA
- a CDS encoding beta-lactamase family protein, translating into MEEIFSGLVRDGKAQCAAYCLSRNGKVFADRSFGPRHHDDTEPMLPSTWRQIASVTKVLTSIGVLKLVEEGRLLMEFPVSKVLPELDTPTHGAITLEHLLTHTSGIVADPGSDGEASPDRSIWETVGKADWLSRVVALPLRTAPGEAWRYSSVGFSILGEVIARVTKEHFVHWMAREVLAPAGLKETFWDLADRPIEAFSYTSDENRQMLLDRPNKLFSPFMAMGWCNSTCRDMTRLGQLLVAGGTLDGKRVIGRRTVEAMTSIHVDVPAPHWGDKFSDWKYGLGVEPPRHPLVKPGSVWGHEGAGRSAMWFDRESGLSMSWTLPTLLDWDPDFGWTPRAVVLSGLM; encoded by the coding sequence GTGGAGGAAATCTTCAGTGGATTGGTGCGCGACGGAAAGGCCCAATGCGCCGCCTATTGTCTATCGCGCAACGGGAAGGTCTTCGCCGACCGGTCGTTCGGCCCGCGCCACCACGACGACACGGAGCCCATGCTGCCTTCGACGTGGCGCCAGATCGCCTCGGTCACCAAGGTCCTCACGAGCATCGGCGTGCTCAAATTGGTGGAAGAGGGACGCCTGTTGATGGAATTTCCCGTCTCCAAGGTGTTGCCCGAGCTGGACACGCCCACGCACGGCGCGATCACTCTCGAGCATTTGCTCACGCACACGTCGGGAATTGTCGCCGACCCGGGTTCCGACGGCGAGGCGAGCCCGGACAGGAGCATCTGGGAGACGGTGGGAAAAGCCGATTGGCTCTCCAGGGTCGTGGCGCTTCCCCTGCGCACCGCGCCGGGCGAGGCATGGCGCTACAGCAGTGTGGGTTTCAGCATCCTCGGAGAGGTCATCGCACGCGTGACCAAGGAACACTTCGTGCACTGGATGGCGAGGGAAGTCCTGGCACCCGCAGGACTGAAAGAGACGTTCTGGGATCTCGCCGACCGACCCATCGAAGCCTTCTCCTACACATCCGACGAAAATCGTCAGATGCTCCTGGATCGACCGAACAAGCTGTTCTCGCCGTTCATGGCCATGGGTTGGTGCAACTCCACCTGCCGCGACATGACGCGGCTGGGTCAGCTGCTCGTTGCCGGCGGAACCCTCGATGGCAAGCGGGTGATCGGGCGACGGACCGTCGAGGCGATGACCAGCATCCATGTGGACGTGCCTGCGCCGCACTGGGGCGACAAGTTCTCGGATTGGAAATACGGACTGGGCGTGGAGCCCCCACGTCATCCGCTGGTGAAGCCAGGCTCGGTGTGGGGCCACGAAGGTGCCGGTCGCAGCGCGATGTGGTTCGACCGCGAAAGCGGGCTTTCCATGTCCTGGACACTGCCCACACTGCTGGATTGGGATCCGGATTTCGGTTGGACTCCCCGCGCCGTGGTTCTCTCGGGATTGATGTGA
- a CDS encoding MBL fold metallo-hydrolase, with protein sequence MNNDWKWQAEPSGMLGCVGTMVWNTKTSEAIVIDPTDDASVFLEFFQTHKLKLTQILLTHAHFDHCANACEVAKTFQVPLRLHRDDWALFQQLPDWGARYGILAPAPDVTPLHVEHGEVLNLIGGLSIKVLHTPGHTPGQVAYFMEALGLVVVGDTLFQGSVGRTDFPGGSFPQLERSIRTHLYSLPETTVVVPGHGDTTTIGDEKRQNPYVRP encoded by the coding sequence ATGAACAACGATTGGAAATGGCAGGCGGAACCTTCAGGGATGCTGGGCTGCGTAGGCACCATGGTGTGGAACACCAAAACTTCCGAAGCGATCGTGATCGACCCGACCGACGACGCCTCGGTGTTTCTGGAATTCTTCCAGACCCACAAGTTGAAACTGACCCAGATCCTTCTGACCCATGCCCATTTCGATCACTGCGCCAACGCCTGCGAAGTCGCCAAGACCTTCCAGGTGCCGCTGCGCCTGCATCGCGACGATTGGGCGCTGTTTCAGCAGCTGCCCGATTGGGGCGCTCGCTACGGCATCCTCGCTCCTGCTCCCGATGTCACGCCCCTCCACGTGGAACACGGCGAAGTCCTGAACCTGATCGGGGGACTTTCCATCAAGGTCCTGCACACGCCGGGGCACACACCCGGCCAAGTCGCCTACTTCATGGAGGCGTTGGGCTTGGTGGTGGTCGGCGACACCCTGTTCCAGGGCTCGGTGGGACGCACCGATTTCCCTGGTGGGAGCTTCCCCCAGCTGGAACGCTCCATCCGCACCCACCTCTATTCGCTGCCGGAAACCACGGTGGTGGTGCCGGGTCACGGCGACACCACGACCATCGGTGACGAAAAACGACAAAACCCCTACGTGCGTCCGTAG
- a CDS encoding ABC-2 family transporter protein yields MSVLVKAWGHLALHMEGVRLGLAVRLSDRFDFLASLLVMMGIELAPSLVVVLLYGNGMSFPGWTMREALLIQGIFLSAKGVAYPLVGGMVWNTAEMVRSGTFELLLLLPRHPLQSCVARAFDAEDLGKLVGGIGLVAWCLRGLEAPTLSTLVGFVPLFFLSLVLFLASAIAMSSLLIVWVGNFRVYEIFETVASLGQFPPTILPARVRALGVAGFPFATFAVLPASHLLGRSVEGAWMAVASVAAVLCAAIMLWNRLLRRLTGAGG; encoded by the coding sequence ATGAGCGTGCTCGTCAAAGCCTGGGGGCATCTGGCCTTGCACATGGAAGGGGTTCGGCTTGGATTGGCCGTGCGCCTGTCCGATCGGTTCGATTTCCTGGCGAGCCTGCTGGTCATGATGGGAATCGAGCTCGCACCGTCGCTGGTGGTGGTGTTGCTCTACGGAAACGGGATGTCGTTCCCGGGCTGGACCATGCGGGAGGCCTTGTTGATCCAGGGGATCTTCCTGTCGGCCAAGGGCGTCGCCTATCCTCTGGTCGGCGGCATGGTTTGGAACACCGCGGAAATGGTCCGTTCCGGAACCTTCGAACTTCTGTTGCTGCTGCCGCGCCATCCGTTGCAGTCGTGCGTCGCACGCGCCTTCGATGCGGAAGATCTGGGCAAACTCGTCGGCGGAATCGGGTTGGTCGCTTGGTGCCTTCGCGGATTGGAAGCACCGACATTGTCGACCTTGGTCGGGTTCGTTCCGCTGTTTTTCCTGTCGCTCGTGCTTTTTTTGGCCAGCGCCATCGCGATGTCGTCGCTTCTGATCGTCTGGGTCGGGAATTTCCGGGTCTACGAGATCTTCGAGACCGTGGCGTCGCTTGGACAATTTCCGCCCACGATCCTTCCCGCCAGGGTCCGTGCGCTGGGCGTGGCGGGATTCCCCTTCGCCACCTTCGCCGTTCTGCCCGCGTCGCACCTGCTGGGAAGATCCGTCGAGGGCGCATGGATGGCCGTCGCCTCCGTCGCGGCGGTGCTTTGCGCGGCGATCATGCTGTGGAACCGGTTGCTGCGGCGCCTGACGGGTGCGGGAGGCTGA
- a CDS encoding ATP-binding cassette domain-containing protein, whose protein sequence is MEHALHVRGLTKTYRVFRRGSGLRETLASLILRRHDSVEAVGGIDLDIEQGELVGFLGPNGAGKSTTLKILSGILHPTSGSVLALGKYVPWKDRTEYVRNVGAVFGQKSQLVWDVPPQDTYRMARAIHGIPQEVYRRRLDRLVELLDIAKTMTQPTRSLSLGEKMRCEFALSLLHGPTLLFLDEPTIGLDIEAKDRIRGFVSEINREGTTVILTTHDLSDVERLARRIVVIDKGKLGFDGPLDELRSRWGERKRIRLRSQDLSNSFSMPGLRLVSQDPGGRSEFELDLQAGSLHDVLERLASSCHIDDLSLDDPPLEEAVRRLYRGDGT, encoded by the coding sequence ATGGAACATGCGCTCCATGTGCGCGGATTGACCAAGACCTACAGGGTGTTCCGCAGAGGGTCGGGACTGCGCGAAACCCTCGCGAGCCTGATCCTCCGCCGCCACGATTCGGTGGAAGCGGTGGGTGGGATCGACCTGGACATCGAGCAGGGCGAGCTGGTGGGATTCCTGGGGCCCAACGGGGCGGGCAAATCCACCACGCTCAAGATCCTGTCGGGAATCCTTCATCCCACGAGCGGATCGGTGCTGGCCTTGGGGAAGTACGTTCCTTGGAAGGATCGGACGGAATATGTCCGCAACGTGGGCGCGGTGTTCGGGCAGAAGTCGCAGCTGGTTTGGGACGTGCCGCCGCAGGACACCTACCGCATGGCACGTGCCATCCACGGGATTCCGCAGGAAGTCTACCGACGGCGACTGGATCGCCTGGTGGAATTGTTGGACATCGCCAAGACCATGACCCAGCCCACCCGCAGCCTTTCTCTGGGCGAGAAGATGCGTTGTGAATTCGCCTTGTCGCTTTTGCACGGCCCCACGCTCCTGTTTCTGGACGAGCCGACCATCGGGCTGGACATCGAGGCCAAGGACCGCATCCGGGGATTCGTTTCCGAGATCAACCGCGAAGGCACCACCGTGATCCTCACCACGCACGACCTGTCGGACGTGGAGAGGCTGGCGCGTCGGATCGTGGTGATCGACAAGGGGAAGCTCGGCTTCGACGGGCCTCTGGATGAACTGCGCTCGCGCTGGGGAGAGCGCAAACGGATCCGCCTTCGTAGTCAGGATCTGTCAAATTCATTCTCGATGCCCGGTTTGCGGTTGGTTTCGCAGGATCCCGGCGGCAGGAGCGAGTTCGAATTGGACCTCCAGGCGGGAAGCCTGCACGACGTGCTGGAACGGCTCGCGTCTTCCTGCCACATCGACGACCTCTCCCTGGACGATCCGCCGCTGGAAGAAGCCGTGCGTCGGTTGTACCGGGGGGATGGCACCTGA
- a CDS encoding ABC-2 family transporter protein — MILPRPQALFAVAAVTWKEWAAFRSHMAVSLFVGPLRFLILVWIWTATTTAGKTVGGMALADLVAYSGLAILLGYASFDFADWNLQMLVRTGVYVNHLLQPMHHAWYALAQKFGHRLLALLIEAVPVWILVSLYLEKPLLPRNPGWFLLSAGVGFLLMFVVNYASGLVGFWLVRAEGVRRCVVLVRDLLGGAVLPLSFFPMAVQPFLFLTPYPWVLYVPLRIATGNVELAGRILSPAAAVGGQVAVLALAAMGTMAFDALSRRRFLAAGG; from the coding sequence GTGATTCTTCCGCGACCCCAAGCCCTGTTCGCCGTGGCAGCGGTGACCTGGAAGGAGTGGGCCGCCTTCCGTTCGCACATGGCCGTGTCGCTTTTTGTCGGACCGCTGCGCTTCCTGATCCTGGTGTGGATCTGGACAGCCACGACCACCGCGGGAAAAACCGTCGGGGGAATGGCGCTTGCGGACCTGGTGGCCTACTCGGGATTGGCCATCCTGCTGGGGTACGCCAGCTTCGATTTCGCCGACTGGAACCTCCAGATGCTGGTGCGCACCGGCGTATACGTGAACCATCTTCTGCAGCCCATGCACCATGCGTGGTACGCTCTCGCCCAGAAATTCGGGCACCGTCTGCTGGCGCTGCTGATCGAAGCCGTCCCTGTCTGGATCCTGGTTTCCCTGTACCTGGAAAAGCCGTTGCTTCCGCGGAATCCGGGATGGTTTCTGCTTTCCGCCGGTGTCGGATTCCTGCTCATGTTCGTGGTCAACTACGCCTCGGGTTTGGTCGGATTCTGGCTGGTGCGCGCCGAGGGCGTGAGACGTTGCGTGGTGTTGGTGCGCGACCTCCTGGGCGGCGCGGTGCTGCCCTTGTCGTTTTTTCCGATGGCCGTCCAGCCGTTCCTGTTCCTGACACCCTACCCATGGGTCCTGTACGTGCCATTGCGCATCGCCACGGGAAACGTGGAACTTGCGGGACGGATATTGTCGCCGGCGGCGGCTGTGGGGGGGCAGGTCGCGGTGCTCGCCTTGGCGGCCATGGGCACGATGGCGTTTGATGCGTTGTCGCGGCGGCGATTCCTGGCGGCAGGGGGATGA
- a CDS encoding Rieske 2Fe-2S domain-containing protein, producing the protein MPDELNRQAAPDDPERRDVLKFAAAGALGAVYAGLVGYPVYKYLASPIEKAAAETVVTEMVVEGGAALPKNAALMFKFGAKPAMLIHHEDGSYSALSAVCTHLGCTASYEPDQKRIFCACHGGVYDALTGANVSGPPPKPLTAFKVQVTDGKIVVRRA; encoded by the coding sequence ATGCCCGATGAGCTGAACCGTCAAGCCGCTCCGGACGATCCGGAAAGACGCGACGTTTTGAAATTCGCCGCCGCCGGTGCGCTGGGAGCCGTCTATGCGGGCCTGGTGGGGTATCCGGTCTACAAGTATCTGGCCAGCCCCATCGAAAAGGCCGCGGCGGAAACCGTGGTCACGGAAATGGTCGTGGAGGGCGGAGCCGCCCTTCCCAAGAACGCCGCGCTGATGTTCAAGTTCGGGGCCAAGCCCGCCATGCTGATCCACCACGAGGACGGCAGCTACTCCGCGCTTTCGGCGGTCTGCACCCACCTGGGTTGCACCGCTTCCTACGAACCCGACCAGAAACGCATCTTCTGCGCCTGCCATGGCGGCGTCTACGACGCCCTCACGGGCGCGAACGTTTCCGGCCCCCCTCCCAAGCCTCTCACCGCTTTCAAGGTCCAGGTTACCGATGGCAAAATCGTCGTCCGTCGCGCCTGA